In Paenibacillus phoenicis, one genomic interval encodes:
- a CDS encoding MBL fold metallo-hydrolase — MNPDEWFTIEEIDPMTFAISEYGHWEKVHSYLVIGDEYAALIDSGIGIGNIKSVVDQLTSLPIKVLTTHVHWDHIGGHGQFNEIYVHELENDWLENGIPGLPIEVIRRDVGRDITKPLPVDFRIEAYEPYRGKPTAVLKDNQTINLGNRTLTFLHTPGHSPGHLCIYEEERGYLYTGDLIYKGTLFAFYPTTDPLLFIKSVEKISRIDHITRILPGHNELDLSKDFIIELNNACQELFNKGLARHGTGIHDYKDVKIYF, encoded by the coding sequence TTGAATCCCGATGAGTGGTTCACAATTGAAGAAATCGACCCAATGACTTTTGCCATAAGTGAATATGGCCATTGGGAGAAGGTGCATTCATATTTAGTTATTGGTGATGAATACGCTGCGCTAATAGATTCAGGAATTGGAATAGGAAATATCAAAAGTGTTGTTGATCAATTAACTTCTTTGCCTATTAAAGTCTTAACAACACACGTTCATTGGGATCATATTGGGGGTCATGGGCAGTTTAATGAAATATACGTACATGAGTTAGAGAATGATTGGTTAGAGAATGGAATACCTGGACTTCCTATTGAGGTAATACGTCGTGATGTAGGTAGAGATATTACAAAACCGTTACCAGTTGATTTTAGAATAGAAGCTTATGAGCCATACAGGGGTAAGCCCACTGCCGTATTAAAGGATAATCAAACGATAAATTTAGGAAACAGAACATTAACTTTCTTACATACACCTGGGCATTCACCAGGGCATCTATGTATTTATGAAGAAGAGCGCGGCTATTTGTATACTGGAGACTTAATCTACAAGGGAACTTTGTTTGCATTTTATCCAACGACAGATCCATTGTTGTTTATCAAATCTGTAGAGAAGATAAGTCGAATCGATCATATAACAAGAATACTGCCGGGACATAATGAATTAGACTTGAGCAAGGATTTTATAATTGAGTTGAATAATGCCTGCCAGGAGCTGTTTAATAAAGGATTAGCCAGGCATGGAACAGGGATACATGATTACAAAGATGTAAAGATCTATTTTTAG
- a CDS encoding DUF2711 family protein produces MRFISHFLIATIIEVFKSKGITKIQYSEPIFDTSGEILVDDITNKNFYEMAPSEIIVTYETNDTAFLSVYDSLITLILSNDINTKEIITSEGWEAIECNEATMINWYLE; encoded by the coding sequence TTGAGATTTATCTCTCACTTCTTAATTGCAACAATAATTGAAGTATTTAAATCAAAGGGAATTACAAAAATCCAATACTCTGAACCAATATTCGATACAAGTGGTGAAATACTAGTAGATGATATTACAAATAAAAACTTCTATGAAATGGCACCTTCAGAGATTATTGTAACGTATGAAACTAATGATACAGCATTTTTAAGTGTTTATGATTCATTGATTACACTTATATTAAGCAATGATATAAACACGAAAGAAATAATTACTAGTGAAGGTTGGGAAGCGATTGAATGTAATGAAGCTACAATGATAAATTGGTATCTTGAGTAA
- a CDS encoding Type 1 glutamine amidotransferase-like domain-containing protein, with translation MKFLLTSGGISNKSIHDALVGMLGKPISDSNALCIPTAMYGHPWVGPGVKAWEFISGNSEDHMVGLGWKSVGVLELTALPSIGEDRWVPLVQKTDVLLVAGGDALYLCHWMRQSGLADLLPSLHTVYVGLSAGSMVMAPNIGEFFVGWTPPTGGDEALGLVDFAIFPHLDHEMLPENTMSAAERWAAGMQGPAYAIDDQTAIKVTDGAVEVVTEGHWKLYSP, from the coding sequence ATGAAATTTCTGCTCACATCTGGAGGCATCAGTAACAAAAGCATACACGACGCGCTGGTTGGCATGCTGGGCAAGCCGATCTCCGACTCCAATGCCCTGTGCATCCCCACCGCGATGTACGGACACCCCTGGGTCGGCCCCGGCGTCAAAGCCTGGGAATTCATCAGCGGAAATTCCGAGGATCACATGGTCGGCCTGGGCTGGAAGTCCGTCGGCGTGCTGGAGCTTACAGCGCTGCCAAGCATCGGCGAAGACCGCTGGGTGCCGCTGGTCCAGAAGACGGACGTCCTGCTAGTGGCGGGCGGGGACGCCCTATACCTGTGCCACTGGATGCGGCAATCCGGGCTGGCAGACCTCTTGCCGTCGCTGCACACAGTCTATGTGGGACTGAGCGCCGGGAGTATGGTGATGGCACCTAACATCGGGGAATTTTTCGTTGGCTGGACTCCGCCCACCGGTGGCGATGAAGCGCTGGGACTGGTTGATTTTGCAATATTTCCGCATCTGGACCACGAGATGCTTCCGGAAAACACCATGTCAGCTGCAGAGAGATGGGCCGCCGGGATGCAGGGGCCGGCGTATGCGATTGATGATCAGACCGCCATCAAAGTGACCGACGGAGCAGTCGAAGTTGTTACCGAAGGGCATTGGAAACTTTATTCGCCCTGA
- a CDS encoding abortive infection family protein → MSDLTNIEKIKLERIFNMGGGYVLNFSNNSFQQSVFDSVNIDVYDPKYSIFGDSKANRLRAIWRLENNYIVSVLTIDLLNYWKEMKARFEEEISDKEQELFDECIKIAEKLKRENISEHLADLTEPQIDDMNFKLLAKNIREAIEKNEPEVALDRLHTYMVKYIRSLCDRHGISYDKSKPLHSFYGEYIKFLKKNGYIESSMTERILKSSISILEAFNEVRNDRSFAHDNSILNYQESLLIFKNISSIVSFIESIESSKVKNKVISEEEWNEILS, encoded by the coding sequence GTGTCAGACTTGACAAACATTGAAAAAATAAAACTCGAGAGAATTTTTAATATGGGGGGTGGATATGTACTGAATTTTTCTAATAATAGTTTTCAGCAATCCGTATTTGATTCTGTGAATATTGATGTTTATGACCCCAAATATTCTATCTTTGGAGACTCAAAAGCAAATAGACTTAGAGCAATATGGAGATTGGAGAACAATTATATTGTTTCTGTCCTTACCATTGATTTGTTGAACTATTGGAAGGAAATGAAAGCAAGGTTTGAGGAAGAAATAAGCGATAAAGAACAAGAGCTGTTTGATGAATGTATCAAGATCGCAGAAAAACTTAAACGTGAAAATATCTCTGAACACTTAGCTGATTTGACTGAACCCCAGATTGATGATATGAACTTTAAACTCCTTGCCAAGAATATAAGAGAGGCAATTGAAAAAAATGAACCAGAAGTAGCGTTAGATAGACTTCATACTTATATGGTCAAATATATAAGAAGTCTGTGTGATCGGCATGGGATATCGTATGACAAGAGTAAACCGCTTCATAGTTTTTATGGAGAGTATATAAAATTCCTCAAAAAGAATGGATATATAGAATCATCAATGACAGAAAGAATACTAAAAAGTTCGATATCGATACTGGAAGCTTTTAATGAAGTAAGAAATGATAGGAGTTTTGCTCATGACAACAGTATTTTGAATTATCAAGAAAGTTTATTAATCTTTAAGAATATTTCAAGCATTGTTTCATTTATAGAATCAATTGAGTCTAGCAAAGTCAAAAATAAAGTTATCTCAGAAGAAGAATGGAATGAAATATTATCGTAG
- a CDS encoding histidine phosphatase family protein has product MTTYYLVRHGEPLWEINEIYKLRGHGRDLVPLTEGGIKQVHSASRDPRLKKGNIIISSPYTRAMQTAAILSKELKLELRVEFDLREWQRDLTFQYDSLEQLRELSIDYDNHKGIYPAGETRKWESKQMMKDRMDKVIDKYKTYDYVIVVGHGMAFRTQYEIEEIPHASIIEITKN; this is encoded by the coding sequence ATGACAACATATTATTTAGTTCGCCATGGCGAACCATTATGGGAAATTAACGAAATATATAAACTTAGAGGACATGGACGGGATTTAGTCCCACTTACAGAAGGCGGTATCAAACAAGTACATAGTGCATCACGAGATCCAAGACTAAAAAAGGGAAATATTATAATAAGTTCTCCATATACAAGAGCAATGCAGACAGCCGCGATCCTGTCCAAAGAACTAAAGCTAGAGCTAAGAGTCGAATTTGATCTAAGGGAATGGCAGCGAGATCTCACCTTTCAATATGATTCATTAGAGCAATTAAGAGAATTAAGTATAGATTATGATAATCATAAAGGAATTTATCCAGCAGGAGAAACGAGGAAATGGGAATCTAAACAAATGATGAAAGATAGAATGGACAAAGTGATTGATAAATACAAAACATATGACTATGTGATTGTAGTAGGACATGGAATGGCATTTAGGACACAGTACGAAATCGAGGAGATTCCACATGCTTCAATCATCGAGATAACAAAGAATTAG
- a CDS encoding HepT-like ribonuclease domain-containing protein: MKRSVNVLMDILESINRIETYLGAVKYDEFLANQMLLDAVIRNLEIIGEAARNLSDEVKRKYPEVPWKNMIGLRNILIHEYFGIDESIVWEVATRNLKEVKPIIVRAIQEEGDFT, from the coding sequence GTGAAGCGATCGGTTAATGTACTAATGGACATTCTAGAGTCAATTAATCGGATAGAAACTTATCTCGGTGCCGTTAAATATGATGAGTTTTTAGCTAATCAAATGCTTTTGGATGCAGTAATAAGAAACTTAGAAATTATCGGAGAAGCCGCTAGAAATCTTAGCGATGAAGTTAAGAGGAAGTATCCAGAAGTCCCTTGGAAGAATATGATCGGACTAAGGAATATCTTGATTCACGAATATTTTGGAATTGATGAAAGTATCGTTTGGGAAGTAGCTACAAGAAACCTAAAAGAAGTTAAACCCATTATCGTGAGGGCAATTCAAGAAGAGGGAGACTTCACTTAA
- a CDS encoding nucleotidyltransferase family protein yields MKREDIENKLRIEKRFLMDRFYVSKIGLFGSFARDEQTETSDIDLLVEFSRPVGFEFLDLKDYLESVFGREVDLVTPNAIKSYMKDEILSEVQYQ; encoded by the coding sequence ATGAAGCGAGAAGATATTGAAAACAAGTTAAGGATTGAAAAGAGATTTTTGATGGATCGTTTTTATGTTTCGAAGATAGGATTATTTGGTTCTTTTGCTCGAGATGAACAGACGGAAACAAGTGATATCGATTTATTAGTTGAATTTTCTCGTCCAGTAGGATTTGAATTTTTGGATTTGAAGGATTATTTAGAGTCTGTATTTGGCAGAGAAGTCGATCTTGTAACCCCTAATGCCATTAAATCTTATATGAAAGATGAAATTCTTAGCGAGGTACAATATCAGTGA
- a CDS encoding DJ-1/PfpI family protein: protein MKIGFVLFNGITFLDFIGFYDVIYRLNLFEEKGTTWDICGLSEEISDELGLTIKVNKIKPDLSQYDLLFVPGGMGTRKLRFDEEFITWLGQADKVKYIVSVCTGSLLLGAAGFLKYKKATTHPNAYELLEPYCEEVIKSRIVKDGNLITAGGVSTSIDLALYIVSLLVNKDAVEIIKKQIDYPYESQGIVEV from the coding sequence ATGAAGATCGGTTTTGTCCTCTTCAATGGAATCACATTTCTTGATTTTATTGGATTTTATGATGTTATCTATCGGTTGAACTTATTTGAAGAAAAAGGGACCACATGGGATATCTGTGGCCTATCTGAAGAAATATCTGATGAGTTAGGATTAACAATTAAAGTAAACAAGATCAAGCCAGATCTCTCACAATATGATCTATTATTTGTTCCTGGAGGGATGGGAACACGTAAACTCAGATTTGACGAGGAATTTATCACATGGTTGGGACAAGCTGATAAGGTAAAGTACATAGTGTCTGTTTGTACAGGCTCGCTTTTACTAGGAGCTGCAGGCTTTTTAAAGTACAAGAAAGCAACAACACATCCCAATGCTTATGAATTACTAGAGCCATATTGTGAAGAAGTGATTAAATCAAGAATAGTTAAGGATGGGAATCTCATAACTGCCGGGGGAGTATCGACATCAATTGATCTTGCTTTATATATTGTTAGCCTATTAGTTAATAAGGATGCTGTAGAAATCATCAAGAAACAAATTGACTATCCATATGAATCACAAGGAATTGTTGAGGTGTAA
- a CDS encoding DUF6809 family protein, which produces MSSLLEQLYFGEIRPEEKIIPKNPEYKLLNVEISNFKEKLITSLTEDEIELLEKIYDLLGKSSSIYSTEVFIYGFKMGVQIITEAYADGNKD; this is translated from the coding sequence ATGAGTAGCTTATTAGAGCAATTGTATTTTGGAGAAATTAGACCAGAAGAAAAGATTATACCAAAGAATCCAGAGTACAAGTTGTTGAATGTCGAAATCTCAAACTTCAAGGAGAAGCTAATAACCAGCCTGACGGAGGATGAGATAGAACTTCTTGAAAAAATATATGATCTATTAGGAAAGTCTTCTTCGATATATTCAACTGAAGTATTCATCTATGGTTTCAAAATGGGTGTTCAAATTATAACGGAGGCTTATGCTGATGGGAATAAAGACTAG
- a CDS encoding helix-turn-helix domain-containing protein, whose protein sequence is MYPRIRSLREDKDLTQSQIAAYLNCSQRIYSNYERGEVDIPTAILIKLADFHQTSTDYLLNRTNIKQAYPKD, encoded by the coding sequence ATGTACCCAAGAATTAGAAGCTTGCGTGAAGATAAAGATTTAACTCAATCTCAAATTGCTGCATATCTCAACTGTAGTCAACGTATATACAGTAATTATGAACGCGGTGAAGTCGATATTCCAACCGCCATACTCATTAAACTTGCCGACTTCCACCAAACCAGCACCGATTATCTTCTTAATAGAACTAACATTAAACAAGCTTATCCCAAAGATTGA
- a CDS encoding NUDIX hydrolase, with translation MGYISELRKLVGTRPLILTGVTVIVLNEEKNILLQRRTDTGDWGVIGGALEIAETFEEAGHRELYEEAGLNAEELKFITVLSGSDMYYQYPHGDEVYNAIIVYEAHKVSGIPTINDNEGLELKYFSLKEPINELNSMTYKILKKSGYIHW, from the coding sequence ATGGGATATATTTCAGAACTCCGGAAATTGGTCGGTACTCGACCTTTAATTTTGACTGGTGTGACGGTTATCGTATTGAACGAAGAAAAGAATATACTGCTTCAAAGAAGAACGGATACAGGAGATTGGGGAGTTATTGGAGGAGCCTTAGAAATAGCTGAAACTTTTGAAGAAGCAGGACATAGAGAATTATATGAAGAAGCTGGACTCAATGCAGAAGAACTGAAATTTATAACGGTCTTATCTGGAAGTGATATGTACTATCAATATCCTCATGGCGATGAAGTTTATAATGCAATTATAGTATACGAAGCCCACAAGGTATCTGGGATTCCAACAATCAATGATAATGAAGGACTTGAATTGAAGTATTTTAGTTTAAAAGAGCCAATAAATGAATTGAATTCAATGACCTATAAGATCTTAAAGAAGTCAGGATACATTCATTGGTAG
- a CDS encoding class I SAM-dependent methyltransferase — translation MDRVAYIRSEEKKYHDFCYDNYNLYEPGSWLHRPVRTVIDLLDEYKGQEYLSVLDLGSGIGRNSIPIAESLKTRMGKVVCVDLLESAIDKLKSYSNKFGVEQYIVTRLSDIEQFRIEQDEYDMIISVSALEHVSSERALEIKLKEMTLGTKTNGSNCIIIGSNIKEVNLDNGQELDPMFEVNISTERMMELLDHQYSGWEIKKRFVKQLEYEIDRNGEPVKLTTDCITYVAKKIV, via the coding sequence TTGGACAGAGTAGCGTATATAAGATCAGAAGAGAAGAAATATCATGACTTCTGTTATGATAATTACAATTTGTATGAACCTGGTTCGTGGCTGCATAGACCAGTAAGAACCGTAATCGACCTCCTCGATGAGTATAAAGGTCAAGAATACTTATCTGTATTAGATTTAGGATCTGGAATTGGTAGGAATAGTATCCCCATAGCAGAATCATTAAAGACCAGAATGGGGAAAGTAGTTTGCGTTGATTTATTGGAATCAGCGATAGATAAATTGAAAAGCTATAGTAACAAATTTGGGGTTGAACAATATATTGTTACAAGATTATCAGATATTGAACAGTTCAGAATCGAACAAGACGAGTATGACATGATTATTTCTGTATCTGCCTTGGAACATGTTAGTTCGGAAAGGGCATTGGAAATAAAGCTTAAAGAAATGACTCTTGGAACCAAAACGAATGGATCCAACTGTATAATTATTGGATCGAACATAAAGGAAGTAAACCTTGATAATGGACAAGAATTAGATCCAATGTTTGAAGTGAATATATCTACTGAACGAATGATGGAATTATTGGATCATCAATATTCTGGTTGGGAAATCAAAAAACGATTTGTAAAACAATTAGAATATGAGATTGACAGAAATGGAGAACCCGTAAAACTGACAACGGATTGTATAACCTATGTTGCAAAGAAAATAGTGTAA
- a CDS encoding tyrosine-type recombinase/integrase, translating into MYIHIYRIEHDQVSVKLEDFSKEDVGKLRAVGGGKWDPNGKFWRFPCTEEKIRQFAECFPEAEIRMDGLAVSSKLSSDEKFIQALEQKLLTSLKLKGYSLKTSKAYRGHVRRYLQNLADHLKMKSPGTLKDEKIMSAIIDSSRTQQYALQLLEQGHSPAYVNQAISALRFLAVEVFKQPSEQMKYIRPQKEKKLPYVLSEQEVLRVIQAPTNLKHRTMLYLAYASGLRVSEVVRLKVTDIDPERGILRVRQGKGKKDRHTLLSQTAWDMIKKYVEAERLSNSMWLFPGQHSGSHLHERSLQKVFQEALQTSVIRKQVGIHVLRHSFATHLLENGTDLRYIQELLGHANPSTTERYTHVSTKNLKRIESPLDRILRDRRGE; encoded by the coding sequence ATGTACATTCATATTTATCGGATCGAACATGATCAGGTTTCCGTGAAATTGGAGGATTTCTCGAAAGAGGATGTAGGTAAGCTGCGTGCGGTTGGGGGAGGGAAGTGGGATCCTAATGGGAAGTTCTGGCGTTTTCCTTGCACAGAGGAGAAAATCAGGCAATTCGCAGAGTGCTTTCCGGAAGCGGAGATTCGAATGGACGGGTTAGCCGTGTCGTCAAAGCTATCCAGCGATGAAAAATTCATTCAGGCCCTGGAACAAAAGCTACTCACCTCGCTCAAGCTGAAGGGATATAGCCTCAAAACCAGCAAGGCCTACAGGGGGCATGTCCGGCGATATTTGCAGAACTTGGCTGATCATTTGAAGATGAAAAGCCCAGGAACCCTCAAGGATGAGAAAATTATGTCCGCGATCATCGACTCGTCCCGTACACAACAGTATGCTTTGCAGCTCCTTGAGCAAGGGCACTCTCCTGCTTATGTGAACCAAGCCATCAGTGCTTTGCGTTTCCTGGCCGTCGAGGTATTCAAGCAACCTTCCGAACAGATGAAATATATCCGACCCCAAAAAGAGAAAAAACTGCCCTATGTCCTATCGGAGCAGGAAGTACTCCGCGTTATCCAAGCGCCGACGAATCTGAAGCACCGCACGATGTTGTATCTGGCTTACGCCTCAGGGCTGCGCGTGAGCGAGGTCGTACGGCTGAAAGTCACGGATATCGACCCAGAACGCGGCATCCTTCGAGTCCGGCAAGGAAAAGGCAAAAAGGACAGGCATACCTTACTATCGCAAACGGCTTGGGACATGATCAAAAAATACGTAGAAGCGGAGCGACTCTCCAACTCGATGTGGTTGTTTCCGGGGCAGCATTCGGGGAGCCACTTGCATGAACGTTCATTGCAAAAGGTATTTCAGGAAGCCCTGCAAACCTCCGTCATCCGGAAACAGGTAGGCATTCACGTCCTTCGGCACTCTTTCGCCACCCATTTGCTTGAGAACGGCACCGACCTCCGCTATATCCAGGAACTGCTGGGCCACGCCAATCCCTCCACCACCGAACGCTACACCCACGTCAGCACCAAGAATCTGAAACGGATTGAGAGTCCGCTTGATCGGATTTTACGTGATCGAAGGGGGGAATAG
- the sdhB gene encoding succinate dehydrogenase iron-sulfur subunit — translation MAMAETDVSAKQQTAKKVKFIITRQDDPNSKPYTEEFELDYRPGMNVISALMEIQRNPVNQKGERTSPVCWESNCLEEVCGACSMVINGKPRQACAALIDNLEQPIRIEPMRTFPVVRDLVIDRSRMFNALKRVKAWIPIDGTYDLGPGPRMPEKKRQWAYELSKCMTCGVCLEACPNVNEKTDFIGPAAISQVRLFNAHPTGEMNAEERLEALMEPGGIEGCGNSQNCVRACPKGIPLTTSIAEMNKATTKHMFKMWFQQ, via the coding sequence ATGGCAATGGCGGAAACGGATGTATCGGCCAAACAACAAACGGCCAAAAAAGTTAAATTCATCATTACACGCCAGGATGATCCGAACTCGAAGCCTTATACGGAAGAATTCGAGCTGGATTACCGCCCTGGCATGAACGTGATCAGCGCCTTGATGGAAATCCAGCGGAACCCGGTGAACCAGAAGGGCGAGCGTACCTCGCCGGTTTGCTGGGAGTCCAACTGTCTGGAGGAAGTGTGCGGCGCCTGCTCGATGGTGATCAACGGCAAACCGCGCCAGGCTTGTGCGGCACTTATCGACAATTTGGAACAGCCGATTCGCATTGAACCGATGCGGACGTTCCCGGTCGTACGCGACCTGGTGATCGACCGCAGCCGGATGTTTAATGCGCTCAAGCGGGTGAAAGCATGGATTCCGATCGACGGCACGTACGATCTGGGACCGGGGCCTCGGATGCCGGAGAAGAAACGGCAATGGGCGTATGAATTGTCCAAGTGCATGACCTGCGGCGTCTGCCTGGAGGCTTGTCCAAACGTCAATGAGAAGACGGACTTCATCGGTCCGGCAGCTATTTCCCAAGTGCGCTTGTTCAACGCGCATCCAACAGGCGAGATGAACGCCGAAGAGCGTCTGGAGGCCCTGATGGAACCCGGCGGCATCGAAGGCTGCGGCAACTCGCAAAACTGCGTCCGCGCCTGCCCGAAAGGCATCCCGCTGACCACTTCCATCGCCGAAATGAACAAGGCGACCACGAAGCACATGTTTAAAATGTGGTTTCAGCAGTAA
- the sdhA gene encoding succinate dehydrogenase flavoprotein subunit yields MAKQSLIVVGGGLAGLMATIKSAEAGVPVQLFSLVPVKRSHSVCAQGGINGAVNTKGEGDSPWEHFDDTVYGGDFLANQPPVKAMCEAAPGIIHLMDRMGVMFNRTPEGLLDFRRFGGTKHHRTAFAGATTGQQLLYALDEQVRRHEAAGLVTKYENWEFLSVVLDDEGVCRGITAQNLRSMEITTFPSDAVILATGGPGIIFGKTTNSVINTGTAASAVYQQGVTYANGEFIQIHPTAIPGDDKLRLMSESARGEGGRIWTYKDGKPWYFLEEKYPAYGNLVPRDIATREIFHVCVDLKLGINGENMVYLDLSHKDPKELDVKLGGIIEIYEKFMGDDPRKIPMKIFPAVHYSMGGMWVDYNQMTNIPGLFAAGECEYQYHGANRLGANSLVSAIYGGMVAGPKAVEYLRGLKKSAEDLSPSIFESYRKAQEEKYEGILAMDGTENAYVIHKELGEWMTANMTVVRHNDRLEATIGKIKELKERYKKININDTSRWNNTGAAFTRQLWNMLELAEAMTKGALLRNESRGAHYKPEFPNRNDEEFLKTTMAKWTPDGPEISYEPVDVSLIPPRIRDYSKDK; encoded by the coding sequence ATGGCTAAACAAAGCTTAATCGTCGTTGGCGGCGGCTTGGCCGGCTTGATGGCTACGATCAAATCAGCCGAAGCAGGCGTGCCGGTACAGCTGTTTTCCCTTGTGCCGGTAAAACGTTCCCACTCGGTGTGCGCGCAAGGCGGCATTAACGGGGCCGTGAATACGAAAGGCGAAGGCGACTCGCCTTGGGAGCATTTTGACGATACCGTATACGGCGGGGATTTCCTGGCCAACCAACCGCCGGTGAAGGCGATGTGCGAAGCTGCACCTGGCATCATTCACTTGATGGACCGGATGGGCGTCATGTTCAACCGCACGCCGGAGGGGCTGCTTGATTTCCGCCGGTTCGGCGGGACGAAGCATCACCGCACGGCGTTTGCCGGAGCAACGACCGGACAACAGCTGCTGTACGCGCTGGATGAGCAGGTACGCCGTCATGAAGCGGCCGGCCTGGTCACGAAATATGAAAACTGGGAGTTCCTGTCTGTTGTTTTGGACGATGAAGGCGTCTGCCGCGGCATTACCGCACAAAACCTTCGCTCGATGGAAATCACCACGTTCCCTTCCGATGCGGTCATTTTGGCGACAGGTGGCCCAGGGATTATCTTTGGTAAAACGACGAACTCGGTCATCAACACGGGGACCGCGGCCAGTGCCGTGTATCAGCAAGGCGTCACGTACGCTAACGGTGAGTTCATTCAAATTCACCCAACGGCGATTCCGGGCGATGACAAGCTGCGTCTGATGTCGGAATCTGCACGCGGCGAAGGCGGACGGATCTGGACGTATAAGGACGGCAAACCGTGGTACTTCCTGGAGGAGAAATACCCGGCCTACGGTAACCTTGTACCGCGGGACATCGCGACACGGGAAATTTTCCATGTGTGCGTGGACCTGAAGCTGGGCATTAACGGCGAGAACATGGTGTATCTCGACCTGTCCCACAAGGATCCGAAAGAGCTGGACGTGAAGCTCGGCGGGATTATCGAGATTTACGAGAAGTTCATGGGCGACGATCCGCGCAAAATTCCGATGAAAATTTTCCCGGCAGTCCATTACTCTATGGGCGGTATGTGGGTCGACTATAACCAAATGACCAACATTCCTGGCCTGTTTGCGGCTGGCGAATGCGAATACCAATATCACGGGGCGAACCGTCTTGGCGCCAACTCGCTGGTGTCGGCGATTTACGGCGGCATGGTGGCCGGACCGAAAGCGGTGGAATATCTTCGTGGCCTGAAGAAATCGGCAGAGGATTTGAGCCCAAGCATTTTCGAAAGTTACCGCAAGGCCCAAGAAGAGAAATACGAAGGGATCCTGGCGATGGATGGCACGGAAAATGCCTATGTCATCCACAAAGAACTGGGCGAATGGATGACCGCGAACATGACCGTCGTTCGTCACAACGATCGCTTGGAAGCAACCATAGGCAAAATCAAAGAACTCAAAGAACGTTACAAAAAGATCAACATCAACGATACGTCCCGCTGGAACAATACGGGAGCGGCGTTCACCCGTCAGCTGTGGAATATGCTGGAGCTGGCCGAAGCCATGACGAAGGGGGCGCTGCTGCGTAACGAAAGCCGGGGCGCGCATTATAAACCGGAGTTCCCGAACCGGAACGACGAGGAATTCTTGAAGACGACAATGGCGAAGTGGACGCCGGACGGCCCGGAAATTTCGTACGAACCGGTCGACGTCTCCTTGATCCCACCGCGGATTCGCGACTACTCGAAGGACAAATAG